The Pseudodesulfovibrio sp. zrk46 genome contains a region encoding:
- the sstT gene encoding serine/threonine transporter SstT, giving the protein MSHLVNLLRKVGSGSLVLQIAVGIVAGVFLAMTAPAAASSVGVLGSLFVKALKAVAPILVFVIVASSIANQKKGGHTNMRSVITLYLVGTLMAALVAVTMSFLFPTTLTLVASEAGPTPPTGIGEVINTLLFKIVDNPVNALASGNFIGILAWAVALGISFQHAGETSKAFLADAANAVSFVVRLVIRTAPIGIFGLVANTVAATGFSALAGYSHLIVVLLASMGIIALVVNPIIAWFKIRRNPYPLVLTCLKVSGITAFFTRSSAANIPVNMDLCKRLDLNEDTYSVSIPLGATINMGGAAITITVMTLAAVHTLGIQVDIATALLLSLIASVSACGASGVAGGSLLLIPLACSLFGVPNDISMQVVAAGFIIGVIQDSAETALNSSTDVLFTAASELAVDAPAGEEKAASAS; this is encoded by the coding sequence ATGTCTCACCTTGTAAATCTGCTTCGTAAAGTCGGATCCGGTAGCCTTGTGCTTCAGATCGCCGTCGGTATCGTTGCGGGCGTGTTCTTGGCCATGACCGCCCCGGCAGCCGCCAGCTCCGTCGGTGTCCTCGGCAGCCTGTTCGTCAAGGCGCTCAAAGCCGTGGCCCCCATCCTTGTTTTCGTTATCGTTGCCTCGTCTATTGCAAACCAGAAGAAGGGTGGGCACACCAATATGCGCTCCGTCATCACTCTTTACCTCGTGGGCACCCTCATGGCCGCACTGGTCGCTGTCACCATGAGCTTCCTGTTCCCCACCACCCTGACTCTGGTCGCCTCCGAGGCCGGCCCGACCCCGCCCACTGGTATTGGCGAGGTTATCAACACCCTGCTTTTCAAGATCGTTGACAATCCGGTCAACGCGCTGGCTTCCGGCAACTTCATCGGCATCCTCGCCTGGGCCGTCGCGCTGGGCATTTCCTTCCAACATGCCGGTGAGACTTCCAAGGCGTTTCTTGCCGACGCTGCCAACGCTGTTTCCTTTGTGGTTCGTCTCGTTATCCGTACCGCGCCCATCGGCATCTTCGGTCTGGTCGCCAACACCGTCGCCGCTACCGGTTTCTCCGCGCTGGCCGGTTACAGCCACCTGATCGTGGTCCTGCTGGCCTCCATGGGCATCATCGCGCTGGTCGTGAACCCGATCATCGCATGGTTCAAGATTCGTCGTAATCCGTACCCGCTGGTGCTCACCTGTCTCAAGGTGTCCGGCATCACCGCATTCTTTACCCGCAGCTCTGCAGCCAACATCCCGGTCAACATGGACCTGTGCAAGCGCCTCGACCTGAACGAGGACACCTACTCCGTGTCCATCCCACTGGGTGCCACCATCAACATGGGCGGCGCAGCCATCACCATCACCGTGATGACTCTGGCCGCGGTTCACACCCTCGGTATTCAGGTGGACATCGCCACCGCGCTGCTGCTCAGCCTCATCGCCTCCGTGTCCGCCTGCGGTGCATCCGGCGTGGCTGGCGGCTCTCTGCTGCTCATCCCGCTGGCATGCAGCCTGTTCGGCGTTCCCAACGACATCTCCATGCAGGTCGTCGCCGCCGGTTTCATCATCGGTGTGATTCAGGACTCTGCCGAGACCGCCCTCAACAGCTCCACCGACGTGCTGTTCACCGCCGCTTCCGAGCTGGCAGTGGACGCTCCTGCCGGTGAAGAGAAGGCTGCCAGCGCTTCCTAG
- a CDS encoding TetR/AcrR family transcriptional regulator, with protein MRKQDEDKKQALFDATIKLVNEVGFAASSVSKIAKEAGVSPSTLYVYHENKEDLIVSAYVSIKKELAERVMRNFDDSLPIRDIVRNFCFAVYEYISNNQDKGMFLDQFSNTPYTELVNHEELSRMYAPIWNAFQRGMEQKILKNVQPKLLSVFCFYPFAILANPRHCGADCVMDEQAVETVFNMTWDAIRY; from the coding sequence ATGCGAAAGCAGGATGAAGATAAGAAACAAGCGTTGTTCGACGCCACCATCAAGCTGGTCAACGAAGTTGGCTTTGCTGCGAGTTCTGTTTCCAAGATCGCCAAGGAAGCAGGGGTTTCTCCGTCTACCCTGTATGTCTATCATGAGAACAAGGAAGACCTGATCGTTTCTGCCTATGTCTCCATCAAAAAGGAACTGGCCGAACGTGTGATGCGTAACTTTGACGATAGCTTACCGATTCGCGACATCGTTCGGAACTTCTGCTTTGCGGTCTACGAATACATCTCAAATAATCAGGATAAAGGGATGTTTCTGGATCAGTTCTCCAACACGCCGTACACCGAATTGGTGAACCATGAAGAACTGAGCCGGATGTATGCACCCATCTGGAATGCCTTTCAGCGCGGCATGGAACAGAAGATCCTCAAGAACGTACAGCCCAAGTTGCTGAGCGTGTTCTGCTTCTACCCATTCGCCATTTTGGCCAACCCGCGTCACTGTGGCGCTGATTGCGTCATGGACGAGCAGGCAGTGGAGACCGTTTTCAACATGACGTGGGACGCAATTCGCTACTAG